One part of the Aliivibrio fischeri ATCC 7744 = JCM 18803 = DSM 507 genome encodes these proteins:
- the tolC gene encoding outer membrane channel protein TolC codes for MRKLLPLFIGMALGSFSSLAAADDLAQVYNQAKENDPQLLRAAATKDAAFEAVNSSQSSLLPQIDLTAGYNILRSDEDRRDNDRLTAGINLSQELYQQSSWVSLDIAEKSARQADSAYAAEQQGVILRVAQAYFDVLRANDNLEFVRAEKAAVARQLEQTKQRFDVGLSAITDVHDAQAQYDSVLANEVLTENQLVNSYEDLRVITGQGHTHLSVLDTKRFSASPSEQTSDSLIEEAQEKNLSLLAARISADVAKDNISLASSGHMPSLTFDAGYNYTDQSNSGISANDGSYGDINAGINLYIPLYTGGNTSSLTSQAEFQYVAASQELEATYRDVTKNVRAFNNNINASIGALKAYEQTVISAQSALEATEAGFDVGTRTIVDVLDSTRRLYDANRNLANARYDYIISVLQLKQAVGTLSEQDIMDINMGLKANKTTQTK; via the coding sequence ATGAGAAAACTGCTTCCACTCTTTATTGGAATGGCACTAGGTAGTTTCAGCTCTTTAGCTGCTGCCGATGATCTAGCACAAGTCTATAACCAAGCTAAAGAAAATGACCCTCAGCTATTAAGAGCTGCTGCTACGAAAGATGCAGCGTTTGAAGCGGTAAACTCTTCGCAAAGTTCATTGTTACCTCAAATCGATTTAACTGCTGGTTACAACATTTTACGTAGTGATGAAGATCGTCGCGATAATGATCGCCTTACTGCAGGTATCAATCTTTCTCAAGAGCTATACCAACAATCTAGCTGGGTTAGCCTAGACATAGCTGAGAAAAGCGCTCGCCAAGCAGATTCAGCCTATGCCGCAGAACAACAAGGTGTCATTCTACGTGTCGCACAAGCTTACTTTGATGTATTGCGTGCCAACGATAACCTAGAATTTGTACGAGCAGAGAAAGCAGCCGTTGCTCGTCAACTTGAACAAACTAAACAACGCTTTGATGTTGGTCTATCAGCAATTACCGACGTACATGATGCACAAGCTCAATACGATAGCGTATTAGCAAATGAAGTATTAACAGAAAACCAATTGGTAAATAGCTACGAAGATTTACGAGTAATTACAGGCCAAGGCCATACTCACCTAAGCGTACTTGATACTAAACGCTTTTCAGCAAGCCCATCTGAGCAAACATCTGATAGCTTAATTGAAGAAGCACAAGAGAAAAACTTAAGCTTATTAGCCGCTCGTATCAGCGCTGATGTAGCAAAAGATAATATCTCTCTAGCAAGTTCAGGTCATATGCCATCTCTAACTTTTGATGCTGGCTATAATTACACTGACCAAAGTAACTCTGGCATCTCTGCAAATGATGGAAGCTACGGCGATATCAATGCGGGCATTAACCTATATATTCCACTGTACACTGGTGGTAATACAAGCTCACTAACAAGCCAAGCTGAATTCCAATATGTAGCAGCAAGCCAAGAGCTAGAAGCAACGTACCGTGATGTAACTAAAAACGTACGTGCATTTAATAACAACATCAATGCGTCAATTGGTGCTTTAAAAGCATATGAACAAACAGTTATCTCTGCACAATCAGCATTAGAAGCAACAGAGGCTGGTTTTGATGTAGGAACTCGTACTATTGTTGATGTATTAGACTCTACTCGTCGTTTGTATGATGCCAACCGTAACTTAGCAAACGCTCGTTATGATTACATCATTAGCGTACTTCAGCTAAAACAAGCAGTTGGTACACTAAGCGAACAAGATATTATGGATATCAACATGGGTTTAAAAGCGAATAAGACGACGCAAACCAAATAA
- a CDS encoding DUF1249 family protein, whose amino-acid sequence MRKYHVDLASLMRVYETNYAKLVSLLPKKENIGALVSYQVCQQQYQIKVLEVTVYTTLVEVYQIDEQPIYPLPKLTVRLYHDARVAEVCASQQLAYIKAKYDYPNGKMLQKDEKHQLNQFLSDWLTFCLKNGISQEPIFLEKN is encoded by the coding sequence ATGCGTAAATACCATGTAGATTTAGCGAGCTTGATGAGAGTATATGAAACTAATTACGCTAAATTAGTGTCTCTTTTACCAAAGAAAGAAAATATAGGTGCATTAGTAAGCTATCAAGTGTGCCAGCAGCAGTATCAGATAAAAGTCTTGGAAGTCACTGTTTATACCACATTGGTTGAGGTTTATCAGATTGATGAACAACCGATATATCCACTTCCGAAATTAACGGTTCGACTTTATCATGATGCGAGAGTTGCTGAGGTATGTGCAAGTCAGCAACTTGCTTATATCAAAGCAAAATATGATTATCCAAATGGAAAGATGCTTCAGAAAGATGAAAAGCATCAATTAAACCAGTTCCTAAGTGACTGGCTGACGTTTTGTTTAAAAAATGGGATAAGCCAAGAACCCATTTTTTTAGAAAAGAATTAA
- a CDS encoding methyl-accepting chemotaxis protein: MSVITFKPWERLVTDIKLVPKLVMLMVFSTILLVTKQLWDANTFYQSVITIQKERAQESAMANAELVNRLLNYNAEGKELAAEAITIQAKGWKDGNYIYVIDRDTGKVFGHQSATSLSSLTQSLDDGGSLQKVFEQLTSNKTYSLLDHTRYESAVKVPDHNWVVVASQSASVAEQYYQDYLTQVIWQTLAMIVSFMVILLGASSIMLRQMKYLNTSMKQIAEQNLSEPVEMNCKDEFGDLARELNKTRLQLKSVVETQLSASQELAGLTEVMTISMEGTKEAAQEEFAEIDQLATAMSEMNSTVQNVAENARNASIGTEQAQSQAKIGQEFVEGTIVKIQALSGDIAASAEVVNQVEERVVSISSVVETIRGISEQTNLLALNAAIEAARAGDAGRGFAVVADEVRNLAQSTQGATVEIQDMITQLQNSANQAVELMEKSVVEAAEGVELVTNAGSELDRIVEQVNKINEMNFQIASAADQQSSVAEEMDQNLTNVRELVDASVVVMTELTETSEEMQKNAEELESKMKVFKI, translated from the coding sequence ATGTCAGTAATAACGTTTAAGCCATGGGAAAGGCTAGTCACCGATATTAAACTGGTACCAAAATTGGTCATGTTAATGGTATTTAGTACTATATTATTGGTAACGAAACAGTTATGGGATGCAAACACATTTTATCAATCCGTTATTACTATTCAGAAAGAGCGAGCACAAGAATCAGCAATGGCGAATGCTGAACTTGTTAATCGCCTACTTAATTATAACGCTGAAGGAAAAGAGTTAGCTGCAGAAGCCATCACAATTCAAGCTAAGGGGTGGAAAGACGGTAACTACATTTATGTTATTGACCGTGATACAGGTAAAGTCTTTGGGCATCAATCAGCGACATCACTGTCATCTTTGACTCAATCGTTAGACGACGGTGGGTCATTGCAGAAAGTATTTGAACAACTCACTTCTAATAAAACCTATTCATTACTTGATCACACTCGATATGAGTCAGCGGTGAAAGTTCCAGACCATAATTGGGTTGTTGTGGCCTCTCAATCAGCCAGTGTTGCAGAACAATATTATCAAGATTATCTCACTCAAGTGATCTGGCAAACCTTGGCAATGATTGTGTCATTCATGGTTATTTTACTTGGTGCTTCAAGCATTATGTTGCGACAAATGAAATATTTGAATACATCAATGAAGCAGATCGCGGAGCAAAATTTATCAGAGCCAGTAGAGATGAACTGTAAAGATGAATTTGGTGATTTAGCAAGAGAGTTGAATAAAACACGATTACAACTAAAGAGTGTTGTTGAGACTCAGTTATCAGCTTCTCAAGAGCTAGCGGGTCTAACTGAAGTCATGACTATCAGTATGGAAGGCACAAAAGAAGCGGCTCAAGAGGAGTTTGCAGAAATTGACCAACTAGCAACGGCGATGAGTGAAATGAACTCAACGGTTCAAAATGTGGCAGAGAATGCACGTAATGCCTCTATTGGAACTGAGCAAGCTCAATCTCAAGCGAAAATTGGTCAAGAATTTGTTGAAGGTACAATTGTTAAGATCCAAGCATTGTCTGGCGATATTGCTGCCTCAGCAGAAGTGGTAAATCAAGTTGAAGAACGAGTGGTTTCTATTAGCTCTGTTGTTGAAACCATTCGTGGTATTTCAGAACAAACTAACTTACTTGCTCTTAATGCGGCAATTGAAGCTGCTCGTGCTGGTGATGCTGGCCGTGGTTTTGCTGTTGTTGCTGATGAAGTGAGAAATCTTGCTCAAAGCACTCAAGGAGCAACAGTCGAAATTCAAGACATGATCACGCAACTTCAAAATAGTGCTAATCAAGCAGTAGAGTTGATGGAAAAAAGCGTAGTTGAAGCTGCGGAAGGCGTTGAACTTGTTACGAATGCAGGATCTGAACTCGATCGTATTGTTGAGCAAGTAAATAAAATCAACGAAATGAATTTTCAGATCGCAAGTGCGGCCGACCAGCAAAGCAGTGTTGCGGAGGAAATGGATCAAAACCTAACGAATGTTAGAGAGTTGGTTGATGCTTCTGTTGTGGTGATGACTGAGTTAACTGAAACCTCAGAAGAAATGCAGAAAAATGCAGAAGAGTTAGAGTCAAAAATGAAGGTTTTTAAAATCTAG
- a CDS encoding ion transporter, translated as MMNHNKVDLKPMSLMSLILSFLSLIVISSLLFVPLEHNSRTILIALDTIICALFLFQLSLDLFRTKHKTQYLKEHWIDFVASIPIIEPVRYARIFHILRVFRLLRSSQSLLKQIRSNRKEATIASILVLMVTLISLGSVFMLMFEGNNPNANIQTAGDAIWWAFVTISTVGYGDHYPITVAGKILAVMIILSGVGIFGMISGLITSIITEPAKLEQRRHEQQEKRERDEKINLLLQQQAEILKKIELMENKKEK; from the coding sequence ATGATGAATCATAACAAAGTTGACCTTAAACCGATGAGCTTAATGTCACTGATACTTTCCTTTTTATCGCTAATTGTGATCTCTAGCTTACTGTTTGTACCACTAGAACATAATAGCCGCACCATACTGATCGCACTTGATACTATTATCTGCGCACTCTTTTTATTTCAACTATCTCTAGACTTATTCCGTACAAAACATAAAACACAATATCTGAAAGAGCATTGGATAGATTTTGTTGCTAGCATTCCGATTATTGAACCTGTTCGCTATGCTCGTATTTTTCATATTTTGCGTGTTTTCCGTTTACTACGATCTAGCCAATCATTACTAAAACAAATCCGTTCAAATCGTAAAGAAGCCACTATTGCCTCTATTTTAGTATTGATGGTCACGCTCATTTCTTTAGGTTCTGTCTTTATGCTGATGTTTGAAGGCAATAACCCTAATGCAAACATACAAACCGCAGGGGATGCTATATGGTGGGCCTTTGTAACCATTTCAACGGTTGGTTATGGCGATCATTATCCAATAACAGTGGCTGGTAAAATTTTAGCCGTAATGATTATTCTATCGGGTGTTGGTATTTTCGGTATGATCTCAGGCTTAATAACATCGATCATTACAGAGCCTGCGAAACTAGAGCAAAGACGGCATGAGCAACAAGAAAAGCGAGAAAGAGATGAAAAAATCAATTTACTCTTACAACAGCAAGCTGAAATTCTGAAAAAAATTGAGTTAATGGAAAATAAAAAAGAGAAGTAA
- the hldE gene encoding bifunctional D-glycero-beta-D-manno-heptose-7-phosphate kinase/D-glycero-beta-D-manno-heptose 1-phosphate adenylyltransferase HldE has translation MKPTLPNYDQSSVLIVGDVMLDRYWGGPTSRISPEAPVPVVKVEKIEERPGGAANVAMNIAALGGDAHLVGLVGEDEPAQALTTTLESLKVHCDFVALPEFPTITKLRVMSRGQQLIRLDFEDSFHDVAAEPIISRMQQALSSVKAVVLSDYAKGALEHVQLMIQEARKVNVPVFIDPKGADFERYRGATLLTPNMLEFETVVGKVKDEDDLVAKGQQIIEEFDFEALLVTRSEHGMTLLRRNMEPLHLPTQAREVFDVTGAGDTVISVLAASVSTGKPLDEACALANAAAGVVVGKLGTSTLSTIELAEAIHGSQDSGFGIIGEEQLISAVKQARARGEKVVMTNGCFDILHAGHVSYLNHAAELGDRLIVAVNTNESVQRLKGPGRPINPTDRRMAVLAGLGAVDWVVPFSEDTPQRLISQVLPSLLVKGGDYAIEEIAGGAEVIAAGGEVKVLNFEDGCSTTGIIEAIKGGRG, from the coding sequence ATGAAACCGACACTTCCAAATTATGATCAATCAAGCGTATTGATTGTTGGTGATGTGATGCTTGACCGTTACTGGGGTGGCCCTACGAGTCGTATTTCACCAGAAGCACCAGTACCTGTTGTTAAAGTTGAAAAAATTGAAGAACGTCCAGGTGGTGCAGCAAACGTAGCAATGAATATTGCCGCATTAGGTGGTGATGCGCACTTAGTTGGATTGGTTGGTGAAGATGAGCCAGCGCAAGCGTTAACAACAACATTAGAGTCATTAAAAGTACATTGTGACTTTGTAGCTCTTCCTGAATTTCCAACTATTACTAAATTACGAGTGATGAGTCGCGGCCAGCAACTTATTCGTTTGGATTTTGAAGATAGCTTCCATGATGTTGCGGCAGAACCAATTATTAGTCGTATGCAACAAGCACTATCAAGCGTAAAAGCAGTTGTTCTTTCTGATTATGCGAAAGGCGCTTTAGAGCACGTTCAGTTGATGATTCAAGAAGCACGTAAAGTCAATGTACCTGTGTTTATTGATCCAAAAGGCGCAGACTTTGAGCGTTACCGTGGTGCAACGTTATTAACGCCTAATATGCTTGAATTTGAAACGGTCGTTGGCAAAGTTAAAGATGAAGATGATCTAGTAGCAAAAGGCCAACAGATTATCGAAGAGTTTGATTTTGAAGCATTACTTGTTACTCGTAGTGAACATGGTATGACATTACTACGCCGTAATATGGAACCATTGCATTTACCTACTCAAGCACGAGAAGTATTTGATGTGACCGGTGCTGGTGATACGGTTATTTCAGTATTGGCTGCATCAGTATCAACAGGTAAACCGCTAGATGAAGCGTGCGCATTAGCAAACGCCGCTGCGGGTGTTGTTGTTGGTAAATTGGGTACTTCTACGCTATCAACCATTGAACTTGCAGAAGCGATTCATGGTAGCCAAGATTCTGGCTTTGGTATTATCGGTGAAGAACAATTGATCAGTGCTGTAAAACAAGCGCGTGCTCGTGGCGAGAAAGTCGTCATGACAAATGGTTGTTTTGATATTTTACATGCAGGTCATGTTTCTTATTTAAATCATGCTGCTGAACTGGGTGACCGTTTGATTGTTGCTGTAAACACTAATGAATCAGTACAACGATTAAAAGGTCCTGGTCGTCCTATTAACCCAACGGATCGTCGCATGGCGGTATTGGCTGGTTTAGGTGCAGTTGATTGGGTTGTTCCTTTCTCTGAAGACACACCACAACGATTGATCTCACAAGTATTACCATCGCTATTGGTTAAAGGTGGCGACTACGCGATTGAAGAGATCGCTGGTGGTGCTGAAGTGATTGCTGCAGGTGGTGAAGTGAAAGTATTAAACTTTGAAGATGGCTGTTCAACAACGGGTATTATTGAAGCAATTAAAGGCGGTCGCGGTTAA
- the glnE gene encoding bifunctional [glutamate--ammonia ligase]-adenylyl-L-tyrosine phosphorylase/[glutamate--ammonia-ligase] adenylyltransferase has product MSLPSSLLSLAEHRLQELTYLDHIQSWPEAFKTQLMIALGCSDFLHEAFEQDEYLCQHFPSLFEVECRSEQYRELLQAQLVKCTDENSLMRELRYFRRREMSYIAWQDFNLAHNEISNWSLEQSLSHLSLLAEALIVESYQWLYKQACIDWGTPKNEKGEEQPMLIIGMGKLGGGELNFSSDIDLIFTYPENGETEGARRSIANAQFFTRLGQKLIKALDQKTFDGFCYRVDLRLRPFGDSGPLVMSYAALEDYYQEQGRDWERYAMIKARVMGKETYSHYQELRQMLRPFVFRRYIDFGAIQALRRMKSMITSEVRRRGLSNNIKLGAGGIREVEFIAQVFQLIRGGREPSLRGRGLLETLFAIKELGQLSVSDVDTLMVGYCFLRRLENLLQAINDKQTQTLPDDERDQMRLAFAMGMQDWPTLYAEIQRHMTSINAVFHDLIGDDDDESENSIDSSYRELWDMAHNKEVLEHILEELNPEQSVQLTNQIIDFKGELKKKTLGPRGRDAITHLMPKLFNIVIQREDAADTLPRLTKLIQAIATRTTYLELLDEHNGALQHLVRLCSASPMVAEQLTRYPILLDELLDINQLYNPIELSQYKVELREFLARIPEDDMEQQMEALRQFKQICLLRIAASDIAGGLSLMKVSDHLTYLSEAIVEAVVNQAWLQVTEKFGEPSHLDGRDSKGFAVIGYGKVGGWELGYNSDLDIVFMHDCDVNTYTNGKKEIDGRQFYLRLAQRIIHIFSVRTASGILYEVDTRLRPSGASGLLVSTSEAFDEYQREDAWTWEHQALVRARMIYGDEQLQQAFRTTRHEILCLEREDEKLKQDVLDMREKMRDHLGGKKAHRFMIKQDAGGITDIEFLAQYLVLKYSHTLPKLTHWSDNVRIFESFAQQDVMDNGTANELIEAYCTLRNEIHHRNLLGFDADVEDDKFSDERNAVIKAWEHWLK; this is encoded by the coding sequence ATGTCTTTGCCATCATCTCTACTTTCTCTCGCTGAACATCGTTTGCAAGAGCTTACATATCTTGACCATATTCAATCGTGGCCAGAAGCGTTTAAAACTCAATTAATGATAGCTTTGGGATGCAGTGATTTTCTTCATGAAGCGTTTGAACAAGATGAATATCTTTGTCAGCATTTTCCAAGTTTATTCGAGGTGGAGTGCCGTAGTGAACAATATCGAGAATTATTACAAGCCCAGTTAGTCAAATGTACCGATGAAAATAGCTTAATGCGGGAGCTTCGCTATTTTCGTCGTAGAGAGATGAGTTACATTGCATGGCAGGATTTTAATTTAGCTCACAATGAAATATCCAATTGGTCATTAGAGCAAAGTTTATCTCACTTATCTTTACTGGCTGAAGCCCTAATTGTTGAGTCTTATCAATGGTTATATAAGCAAGCGTGTATTGATTGGGGAACACCTAAGAACGAGAAAGGTGAAGAGCAACCCATGCTCATTATTGGCATGGGGAAATTGGGTGGTGGAGAGTTGAACTTCTCATCCGATATTGATTTGATTTTTACTTATCCTGAAAACGGTGAGACAGAAGGCGCTCGCCGTAGCATTGCCAATGCGCAATTTTTTACTCGATTAGGTCAAAAGCTGATTAAAGCATTAGATCAAAAGACCTTTGATGGTTTCTGTTATCGAGTTGATTTACGACTTCGCCCATTTGGAGACAGTGGACCATTAGTCATGAGTTACGCTGCGTTGGAAGATTATTATCAAGAGCAAGGGCGTGACTGGGAACGTTACGCAATGATAAAAGCGCGAGTAATGGGTAAAGAAACGTATAGCCATTATCAAGAACTTCGCCAAATGCTGCGTCCCTTTGTTTTCCGTCGCTATATTGATTTTGGTGCCATTCAAGCATTACGTCGAATGAAATCCATGATCACCAGTGAAGTCCGCCGTCGTGGATTAAGTAACAATATTAAATTAGGCGCAGGTGGTATTCGAGAAGTTGAGTTCATTGCTCAAGTATTCCAACTCATTCGTGGTGGGCGTGAACCGTCATTACGTGGTCGTGGGTTATTAGAAACCTTATTTGCGATTAAAGAATTAGGGCAACTTTCTGTTTCAGATGTTGATACCTTGATGGTGGGGTATTGTTTTTTAAGACGTTTAGAAAACCTGTTACAAGCCATCAATGACAAACAAACGCAGACGTTACCTGATGATGAAAGAGATCAAATGCGTTTAGCTTTTGCGATGGGAATGCAAGATTGGCCAACCTTGTATGCTGAAATACAGCGACACATGACGTCAATTAATGCGGTGTTTCATGACCTGATTGGCGATGACGACGACGAGTCAGAGAACAGTATCGATTCATCCTACCGTGAGTTATGGGATATGGCTCATAACAAAGAAGTACTAGAACACATTCTCGAAGAGCTCAATCCAGAGCAATCAGTACAACTCACTAATCAGATTATTGATTTTAAAGGTGAGCTTAAAAAGAAAACCTTAGGGCCAAGAGGGCGAGATGCGATTACGCATTTAATGCCGAAATTGTTCAATATTGTGATTCAGCGAGAAGACGCAGCAGATACTTTACCTCGCTTAACTAAATTGATTCAGGCCATTGCAACTCGAACGACGTATCTGGAACTATTGGATGAACATAATGGAGCACTGCAGCATTTAGTTCGTTTGTGTTCAGCAAGTCCAATGGTTGCAGAGCAATTAACGCGATATCCAATATTATTAGATGAACTATTGGACATTAATCAACTCTATAATCCTATTGAATTAAGCCAATATAAAGTCGAATTGCGAGAGTTTTTAGCTCGTATTCCTGAAGATGACATGGAACAGCAAATGGAAGCGTTGCGCCAGTTTAAGCAAATATGTTTGCTTAGAATTGCCGCATCGGATATTGCTGGTGGGTTATCGTTAATGAAAGTGAGTGATCACTTAACTTATCTATCAGAAGCAATAGTAGAAGCGGTTGTAAACCAAGCTTGGTTACAAGTAACAGAGAAGTTTGGTGAACCCTCTCATTTAGATGGTAGAGATAGTAAAGGTTTTGCGGTTATTGGTTATGGTAAAGTGGGTGGATGGGAGTTAGGTTATAACTCTGATCTGGATATCGTATTCATGCACGATTGTGATGTTAATACGTATACCAATGGTAAAAAAGAGATTGATGGTCGCCAATTTTATTTACGATTAGCGCAGCGCATTATTCATATTTTTTCAGTTCGTACCGCATCAGGCATTTTGTATGAAGTGGATACTCGTTTGCGTCCATCTGGCGCATCGGGTCTGCTCGTTAGTACGAGTGAGGCGTTTGATGAATACCAAAGAGAAGATGCGTGGACATGGGAACATCAAGCTTTGGTTCGAGCTCGTATGATTTATGGCGATGAACAATTGCAACAAGCTTTTAGAACCACGCGGCATGAGATTTTGTGCTTAGAGCGAGAAGATGAAAAGCTAAAACAAGATGTTCTTGATATGCGAGAAAAAATGCGTGATCACCTTGGTGGGAAAAAAGCACATCGCTTCATGATTAAGCAAGATGCTGGGGGAATTACAGATATTGAGTTTTTGGCACAATATCTTGTTTTGAAATACAGCCATACGCTTCCAAAGTTAACCCATTGGTCAGATAACGTTAGAATATTTGAAAGTTTTGCTCAGCAAGATGTGATGGACAATGGCACTGCAAATGAGCTCATTGAGGCTTATTGCACATTAAGAAATGAAATACATCACCGTAATTTACTCGGCTTTGATGCCGACGTTGAAGACGATAAATTCAGTGATGAAAGAAACGCCGTAATAAAAGCTTGGGAGCATTGGCTTAAATAA
- the nudF gene encoding ADP-ribose diphosphatase — MVSSLNINSVNQFDSKDVEIISKEPLFNGFFKMTKVAFRHQLFSGGWSEVIERELFERGHAVALLPYDPKTDQVVLIEQIRVGALESSAPWQYEIVAGMIDKDESAEQVAVREANEEAGITVAHLEKISHFYPSSGGCTERIDVFVGCVDASKAEGIHGLEDENEDIQVHVVSREEAYALVNRGIIENAASIIALQWLELNVSRLRSQWNAQ, encoded by the coding sequence ATGGTTTCATCATTAAATATAAATTCAGTGAATCAGTTTGATTCTAAAGATGTTGAAATAATATCGAAAGAGCCTTTGTTTAATGGTTTCTTTAAAATGACAAAAGTTGCTTTTCGTCACCAATTGTTTAGCGGCGGTTGGAGTGAAGTCATTGAACGAGAGCTTTTTGAGCGAGGTCATGCGGTTGCATTATTACCTTATGATCCTAAAACGGATCAGGTTGTGTTAATTGAACAGATCCGAGTGGGAGCATTAGAATCAAGTGCTCCTTGGCAATATGAAATTGTTGCAGGCATGATCGATAAAGATGAATCGGCAGAACAAGTGGCCGTTCGTGAAGCCAATGAAGAAGCTGGTATAACCGTTGCACATTTAGAAAAAATATCGCATTTTTATCCATCTTCGGGTGGCTGTACTGAGAGAATCGATGTTTTTGTTGGGTGTGTTGATGCTTCTAAAGCCGAAGGTATCCACGGTTTAGAAGATGAAAACGAAGATATTCAAGTACATGTTGTTTCTCGTGAAGAGGCGTATGCCCTTGTTAATCGTGGCATAATTGAGAATGCAGCCTCAATTATTGCTCTTCAATGGTTAGAATTAAATGTTTCGCGTTTGCGATCACAGTGGAATGCGCAATAA